One stretch of Natronolimnobius baerhuensis DNA includes these proteins:
- a CDS encoding 2Fe-2S iron-sulfur cluster-binding protein — protein MTTYEITLEWPDGRAETISVSPRESVLEAAGHEGIRLPADCRKGTCITCVGQVVGLEGGDESNDAAAAFDYRRQPAALTERERADGYVLLCIAMPQADCRVRVGPMVRSEVGDSPWS, from the coding sequence ATGACCACATACGAGATCACCCTCGAGTGGCCGGACGGCCGAGCCGAAACGATCTCGGTCTCGCCTCGAGAGTCGGTCCTCGAGGCGGCCGGGCACGAGGGGATTCGACTGCCGGCGGACTGCCGGAAAGGGACCTGTATCACCTGTGTTGGCCAGGTGGTCGGACTCGAGGGCGGCGATGAGAGCAACGACGCTGCAGCAGCGTTCGACTACCGACGCCAGCCCGCGGCCTTGACGGAACGCGAGCGAGCCGACGGCTACGTCCTCTTGTGCATCGCCATGCCGCAGGCGGACTGTCGCGTCCGCGTCGGGCCGATGGTCCGGTCGGAAGTCGGCGACAGCCCCTGGAGTTAA
- the ligA gene encoding NAD-dependent DNA ligase LigA — protein MSLADENVDENPYLRDPPTDFEPVDDLADEDAREQVDLLREAICEHDRRYYVESDPLIADRAYDALFARLQDLEDAFDCTHPDSPTRSVGGEPLEAFDTVEHVAPMLSIDQSGEAADVREFDERVRREVGDVQYVCEPKFDGVSMEFVYENGSLERAVTRGDGREGDDVTRNARTIGSVPQKLHGDYPDFLAVRGEVYMPKDAFQAYNRERIERGEEPFANPRNATAGTIRQLDPAVVAERPLDVFYFDVLEASDLEDSHSAELERFPEWGLRVTDHVEFAGDIDSAEPRSADQSSGDEPRDAINGALEYRDHMLEMRDDLNYEIDGTVIKVDDRAAREELGRTARHDRYAFAYKFPARAEVTPIADVAVQIGRTGRVTPVALLEPVDVGGVTVSRASLHNPEEIAEKNVDIGDTVRVQRAGDVIPYVEEVVEKGAANEPESHYELPEHCPVCDSAIERDGPMAFCTGGLACDAQLRRSIQYYASDDGLDLEGLGEQSVRQLVDAGLLESVADLYALECEALTALEGWGETSADNLLSELEDAREPPLPDFLSALGIPHVGPATARELARDFGSFAAVREVSETDPERLEGVDDVGETVAQQIHDFFTSEANAAAVDDILEHVSPQEAEMDAGGDELEGLTFVFTGSLEGVTRSEAQETVEAHGANATGSVSGNTDYLVVGTNPGQSKRDDADDNDVPIIDEDEFRELVGEKGISLE, from the coding sequence ATGTCTCTCGCCGACGAAAACGTGGACGAGAACCCGTACCTGCGAGATCCGCCGACTGACTTCGAACCGGTCGACGACCTCGCGGACGAGGACGCCCGTGAGCAAGTCGACCTGCTCCGGGAGGCCATCTGCGAACACGACCGCCGGTACTACGTCGAAAGCGACCCGCTCATTGCGGATCGGGCCTACGACGCACTCTTTGCCCGCCTGCAGGACCTCGAGGATGCCTTCGACTGCACCCATCCGGACAGCCCGACCCGAAGCGTCGGGGGCGAGCCACTCGAGGCGTTCGACACCGTCGAACACGTTGCGCCAATGCTCTCAATCGACCAGAGCGGCGAGGCCGCGGACGTGCGAGAGTTCGACGAACGCGTTCGACGAGAAGTCGGTGACGTTCAGTACGTCTGCGAACCCAAATTCGACGGCGTCTCGATGGAGTTCGTTTACGAAAACGGCAGTCTCGAGCGCGCAGTCACGCGCGGGGACGGCCGCGAGGGCGACGACGTGACACGGAACGCCCGCACCATCGGCTCGGTGCCCCAGAAACTCCACGGCGACTACCCCGACTTCCTCGCGGTGCGAGGCGAGGTCTACATGCCTAAAGACGCCTTTCAGGCGTACAACCGCGAACGCATCGAGCGCGGCGAAGAACCCTTCGCGAACCCGCGGAACGCGACCGCCGGCACCATCCGCCAACTCGACCCCGCCGTCGTCGCCGAGCGCCCGCTCGATGTCTTTTACTTCGACGTGCTCGAGGCCAGCGATCTCGAGGACAGCCACAGCGCGGAACTCGAGCGATTCCCCGAGTGGGGACTTCGCGTGACCGATCACGTGGAGTTCGCAGGCGATATCGACAGCGCGGAACCACGTTCCGCGGATCAGTCGAGCGGTGACGAGCCGCGAGACGCAATCAACGGCGCACTCGAGTACCGCGACCACATGCTCGAGATGCGCGACGACTTGAACTACGAAATCGACGGCACGGTCATCAAAGTCGACGACCGCGCGGCCCGCGAAGAACTGGGTCGGACCGCACGCCACGACCGCTACGCCTTCGCCTACAAGTTCCCAGCCCGGGCTGAGGTGACCCCAATCGCAGACGTGGCCGTCCAGATCGGCCGCACGGGTCGCGTGACGCCGGTCGCCCTGCTCGAGCCGGTCGACGTCGGCGGCGTCACGGTCTCGAGAGCGAGCCTGCACAATCCCGAGGAGATCGCCGAAAAGAACGTCGACATCGGCGATACGGTCCGCGTCCAGCGCGCGGGCGACGTGATCCCCTACGTCGAGGAGGTCGTCGAGAAGGGGGCGGCGAACGAGCCGGAGAGCCACTACGAACTCCCCGAGCACTGCCCCGTCTGTGACAGCGCCATCGAACGCGACGGGCCGATGGCGTTCTGTACCGGCGGGCTGGCCTGCGACGCCCAACTGCGGCGCTCGATCCAGTACTACGCGAGCGACGACGGCCTCGATCTCGAGGGACTGGGCGAACAGAGCGTCCGCCAACTCGTCGATGCCGGCTTACTCGAGTCGGTCGCAGACCTCTACGCCCTCGAGTGCGAGGCACTCACCGCACTCGAGGGCTGGGGCGAGACGAGCGCCGACAACCTCCTCTCGGAACTCGAGGACGCCCGGGAGCCGCCGCTTCCGGACTTCCTCTCGGCACTCGGCATTCCCCACGTCGGTCCCGCGACGGCTCGCGAACTAGCCCGCGATTTTGGCTCCTTCGCGGCGGTTCGCGAGGTTTCTGAGACCGACCCCGAGCGACTTGAGGGCGTCGACGACGTCGGGGAAACGGTCGCCCAGCAGATTCACGACTTTTTCACGAGCGAGGCCAACGCAGCGGCCGTCGACGACATCCTCGAGCACGTCTCACCGCAGGAGGCCGAGATGGACGCAGGCGGCGACGAACTCGAGGGACTCACCTTCGTCTTTACGGGCTCGCTCGAGGGCGTGACCCGAAGCGAGGCCCAAGAAACGGTCGAGGCCCACGGCGCGAACGCGACGGGCAGCGTCTCGGGGAATACGGACTACCTCGTGGTCGGCACAAATCCGGGCCAGTCGAAACGCGATGATGCCGATGATAACGACGTTCCGATCATCGACGAAGACGAGTTTCGGGAGTTGGTAGGAGAGAAAGGGATTTCGCTCGAGTGA
- a CDS encoding type II toxin-antitoxin system HicA family toxin, whose protein sequence is MARRTFSGAEVVKALVNAGGFEWRRTTGDHAQLYYEHPTNEDDRRRVTVPLHDELRTGTLRSIADSAGARDFEEFCAWIERNS, encoded by the coding sequence ATGGCACGACGGACGTTCTCGGGTGCGGAAGTCGTGAAAGCATTAGTCAACGCGGGGGGCTTCGAGTGGCGTCGAACAACCGGCGATCATGCGCAACTGTACTACGAACACCCAACGAACGAGGACGACCGTCGACGGGTGACGGTTCCGCTGCACGACGAACTCCGGACAGGGACACTCAGGTCAATCGCAGACAGTGCCGGTGCACGGGACTTCGAAGAGTTCTGTGCGTGGATTGAGCGCAATTCATAG
- a CDS encoding type II toxin-antitoxin system HicB family antitoxin translates to MASSASDGDVQDSEIRLWREDGQWIATDLETGVTSQGSSRDVALKNLDEALALHNGDRGREPTKDDLHELGIDPADNTTGDQEPPDVLE, encoded by the coding sequence ATGGCCAGTTCAGCGAGCGACGGTGACGTTCAAGACAGCGAGATCCGTCTCTGGCGAGAAGACGGCCAGTGGATCGCCACAGATCTCGAGACTGGCGTGACGAGTCAGGGGTCGTCTCGCGATGTCGCCCTGAAAAACCTCGATGAGGCGCTTGCGCTTCACAACGGCGACCGAGGCCGAGAGCCGACGAAGGACGACCTCCACGAACTGGGAATCGATCCCGCGGACAATACGACCGGCGACCAAGAGCCGCCAGACGTCCTCGAGTAG
- a CDS encoding ABC transporter permease translates to MSTETETGAGTAETEPEQSSSALDINPESVLAVARKDLQDSIRSWLFWFLSAFFFILLVTLTGAIAYFDGDAILAEGATTDVLISQVFGVGSFIIPAIAIVLGWKAIVGERESGSIKILLALPHSRADVILGKLIGRSSVLSLSLIIGFVLAAIPVAVLLGTFDVTDYLGLLLISVLYGIAYTSVTIAVSSLLRSTTFAAAAAFGVFALFYVFWGAVVGVVGMLISYDYLPESDTLLEAAMFYQSLNPNAAYANALSFVTSAPNLDDESVAMLELFFDGSLPFYLQDWFAFIVLLCWIVVPIALAIYRFNRVDL, encoded by the coding sequence ATGAGTACTGAGACAGAAACGGGCGCGGGAACGGCTGAGACGGAGCCGGAACAGTCCTCGAGCGCGCTCGATATCAACCCTGAAAGCGTCCTCGCGGTGGCGCGAAAGGACTTGCAGGATTCGATTCGCTCGTGGCTGTTCTGGTTCCTCAGCGCCTTTTTCTTCATCCTGCTGGTCACGCTGACGGGCGCGATTGCCTACTTCGATGGTGATGCGATTCTGGCTGAGGGGGCAACGACCGATGTGCTCATCAGTCAGGTCTTCGGCGTCGGCTCGTTCATTATCCCCGCAATCGCAATCGTGCTGGGCTGGAAGGCAATCGTCGGCGAGCGTGAATCCGGGAGTATCAAGATTCTACTCGCGCTTCCCCACTCTCGAGCCGACGTCATTCTCGGGAAGCTCATCGGTCGCTCGAGCGTCCTCTCGCTCTCGCTCATCATCGGCTTCGTCCTCGCGGCGATTCCGGTCGCCGTCTTGCTCGGCACGTTCGACGTGACCGACTACCTCGGCTTGCTGTTGATCTCGGTCCTGTACGGCATCGCCTACACGAGCGTCACCATCGCCGTGTCCTCGCTGCTTCGCTCGACGACGTTTGCCGCCGCCGCAGCCTTCGGCGTCTTCGCCCTGTTTTACGTCTTCTGGGGCGCCGTCGTCGGCGTCGTCGGCATGTTGATCTCCTACGACTACCTCCCCGAGAGCGACACACTCCTCGAGGCCGCGATGTTCTATCAGAGCCTCAATCCGAACGCCGCGTACGCGAACGCGCTCTCGTTTGTCACGTCGGCTCCTAATCTCGATGACGAAAGCGTCGCCATGCTCGAGCTGTTCTTCGACGGTTCGCTTCCGTTCTACCTGCAAGACTGGTTCGCCTTTATCGTCCTGCTGTGCTGGATCGTCGTCCCAATCGCCCTCGCGATCTATCGGTTCAATCGCGTCGACCTCTGA
- a CDS encoding ABC transporter ATP-binding protein: MSAITVDNVTKSYGRTLALEELSFEVREGEVFGFLGPNGAGKSTTINILLDFIRPTNGQVSVLGMDAQANSREIRSRTGVLPEGVEAYDRLTARQHLEFAIDSKGTDDDPADLLERVGLADAIDTKAGGYSKGMAQRLMLAMALVGDPDLLILDEPSTGLDPNGAREMREIVREENARGATVFFSSHSMEQVEAVCDRVGILREGEMVAVDSVSGLRDSISGGTTLEIVVDRIDDDALGAVRSLPDVTDATADRDELPTLTVQVEGSKTAVLGELEDRGIDVQDFSTWEASLEDVFQSYTTDAGTEVQAR; this comes from the coding sequence ATGTCCGCGATCACGGTCGACAACGTGACGAAATCCTACGGCCGGACGCTCGCACTCGAGGAGTTGTCGTTCGAGGTTCGTGAGGGCGAAGTGTTCGGCTTTTTAGGGCCGAACGGAGCCGGCAAGTCGACGACGATCAACATCCTGCTCGATTTCATCCGGCCGACGAACGGACAGGTTTCCGTCCTCGGAATGGACGCCCAGGCCAATAGCCGCGAAATCCGCTCGCGGACCGGCGTCCTCCCCGAAGGCGTCGAGGCCTACGACCGCCTGACCGCGCGCCAACACCTCGAGTTCGCCATCGACTCGAAAGGTACAGACGACGACCCCGCAGACCTCCTTGAGCGGGTCGGTCTCGCCGACGCAATCGACACGAAAGCGGGCGGCTACTCGAAGGGGATGGCCCAGCGACTGATGCTCGCGATGGCGCTGGTCGGCGACCCCGACCTCCTCATTCTGGACGAGCCCTCGACCGGCCTCGACCCGAACGGCGCGCGCGAGATGCGCGAAATCGTCCGCGAGGAAAACGCCCGCGGCGCGACCGTCTTCTTCTCGAGTCACAGCATGGAGCAGGTCGAAGCCGTCTGTGACCGGGTCGGCATCCTGCGCGAGGGTGAAATGGTCGCCGTCGACTCCGTCTCCGGACTGCGCGACTCGATTAGTGGCGGAACCACACTCGAGATCGTCGTCGACCGAATCGATGACGACGCATTGGGAGCGGTTCGAAGCCTGCCCGACGTGACCGATGCCACCGCTGACCGCGATGAGCTGCCGACGCTCACCGTGCAGGTCGAGGGCTCGAAAACCGCCGTTCTCGGCGAACTCGAGGACCGCGGCATCGACGTGCAAGACTTCTCGACTTGGGAGGCAAGCCTTGAGGACGTGTTCCAGTCGTATACGACCGATGCGGGAACGGAGGTGCAGGCGCGATGA
- a CDS encoding excinuclease ABC subunit C, giving the protein MNADGVRDRASSLPREPGVYQFQEGETTLYVGKAVDLRSRVGSYADPRSARIRRMVERAETIEIAVTDTETQALLLEANLIKRHQPRYNVRLKDDKSYPMVQLTSHEAPRIESTRDPAESATVFGPYTNKGQVETVVKALRETYGVRGCSDHKYSGRDRPCLDYEMGLCTAPCTREIDLESYAEDVTAVERFLEGETGILADPLRRDMEAAAENQNFERAANLRDRLETVEAFHGEGGEAVQSVGDERAVDVLGVAIEGEDATVARLRAESGKLVDREQHTLEAPQEDASEESTPAHASGVPAVLAAFIVQYYAERQLPDALLLPERHGDDEVAAWLEAEGVSVRVPGAGREAKLVELALKNARRNVGRRDECGMLADALKIDAARRIEGFDVSHAQGKSAVGSNVTFVDGSAETADYRRKKLTDQNDDYDNMRALLEWRASRAVEGRDDRPDPDLLLIDGGAGQLEAARDALAAVGWDVPAVALAKAEERVITSHREFAWPSDAPHLHLLQRVRDESHRFAVQYHQTIRDDVKTVLDDVPGIGPETRSQLLGRFGSVENVREATLEDLQSVSGIGEKTAETIKSRL; this is encoded by the coding sequence ATGAATGCCGACGGGGTTCGCGACCGAGCCAGTTCGTTGCCGCGAGAGCCCGGCGTCTACCAGTTTCAAGAGGGTGAGACGACGCTGTACGTCGGGAAAGCTGTCGACCTGCGGAGTCGAGTCGGCTCCTACGCCGACCCGCGAAGCGCGCGCATCCGCCGCATGGTCGAGCGCGCCGAAACGATTGAAATCGCGGTCACAGACACCGAGACGCAGGCGCTCTTGCTCGAGGCGAACCTGATCAAGCGCCATCAGCCACGCTACAACGTCCGGCTCAAGGACGACAAGTCCTACCCGATGGTGCAACTGACGAGCCACGAGGCCCCGCGGATCGAGAGTACGCGCGACCCAGCTGAGTCCGCGACCGTCTTCGGCCCGTACACGAACAAAGGACAGGTCGAGACTGTCGTGAAGGCGCTGCGGGAAACCTACGGCGTGCGGGGCTGTTCGGACCACAAGTACTCGGGTCGCGACCGGCCCTGTCTCGACTACGAGATGGGGCTCTGTACGGCTCCCTGTACCCGCGAGATCGACCTCGAGAGCTACGCGGAGGACGTGACGGCCGTCGAGCGATTTCTCGAGGGCGAGACGGGAATTCTCGCCGATCCGTTGCGCCGCGACATGGAAGCGGCCGCTGAGAACCAGAACTTCGAGCGCGCCGCCAATCTTCGGGACCGCCTCGAGACCGTCGAGGCGTTCCACGGCGAGGGCGGCGAGGCGGTCCAGTCGGTCGGCGACGAGCGCGCCGTCGACGTCCTCGGCGTCGCCATCGAAGGCGAGGACGCGACCGTTGCCCGCCTGCGAGCCGAGAGCGGCAAACTCGTGGATCGCGAGCAACACACGCTCGAGGCACCCCAGGAGGACGCGAGCGAGGAGTCAACGCCAGCGCATGCGAGCGGCGTGCCGGCTGTTCTCGCCGCCTTCATCGTCCAGTACTACGCCGAGCGCCAGTTGCCCGACGCTCTGCTCCTGCCCGAACGCCACGGCGACGACGAAGTGGCGGCGTGGCTCGAGGCCGAAGGCGTCTCGGTCCGCGTGCCGGGTGCCGGTCGCGAGGCCAAACTCGTCGAACTCGCGCTCAAGAACGCCCGGCGAAACGTGGGCCGTCGCGACGAGTGCGGGATGCTCGCAGACGCCCTCAAAATCGATGCCGCCCGGCGGATCGAGGGCTTCGACGTAAGCCACGCCCAGGGAAAATCCGCGGTCGGCAGCAACGTCACCTTCGTCGACGGCAGCGCCGAAACCGCCGACTACCGCCGGAAGAAGTTAACAGATCAGAACGACGACTACGACAACATGCGCGCACTCCTCGAGTGGCGTGCCAGCCGGGCCGTCGAGGGGCGTGACGACCGACCCGACCCCGACCTTCTGTTGATCGACGGCGGGGCGGGCCAACTCGAGGCCGCTCGAGACGCACTCGCGGCGGTTGGGTGGGACGTGCCCGCCGTCGCGCTGGCAAAAGCCGAAGAGCGCGTGATCACGTCCCATCGGGAGTTTGCGTGGCCGTCCGACGCGCCGCATCTCCATCTGCTCCAGCGCGTGCGCGACGAGTCCCACCGCTTCGCGGTCCAGTACCACCAGACGATTCGCGACGACGTGAAAACCGTCCTCGACGACGTTCCCGGTATCGGCCCCGAAACCCGCTCCCAACTACTGGGTCGGTTCGGCAGCGTCGAGAACGTCCGCGAGGCCACACTCGAGGATCTCCAGAGCGTGTCCGGTATCGGCGAGAAGACAGCCGAGACGATCAAGTCGCGATTGTAG
- a CDS encoding DUF192 domain-containing protein yields the protein MAKMRSRRHVLGLAGTVALAGCSNLDDSSDESIGDANTEGAVDDTNESNGTSDDADNSGDDTESDDDLHAEYDTTEVQAVSADGDDLESVTAAIAETDEELVRGLSETEDLPDDRGMLFVYDEDDQRQFVMRDMDFGIDIIYADSDGTITGIHHAPAPREREEGSHQVYVGHGEYVLETVYDWTVDHEVHVGDTLEFDLES from the coding sequence ATGGCAAAAATGCGGTCTCGACGACACGTTCTCGGTCTCGCTGGAACCGTTGCGCTCGCCGGCTGTTCGAATCTGGACGACTCGAGCGACGAGTCCATCGGTGATGCGAACACTGAGGGGGCGGTGGATGACACGAACGAGTCGAACGGGACGAGCGACGATGCCGACAACAGCGGTGACGACACCGAAAGCGATGACGATCTACACGCCGAGTACGACACGACCGAGGTGCAGGCCGTGTCGGCCGACGGCGACGACCTCGAGTCAGTGACGGCGGCGATAGCCGAAACCGACGAGGAACTGGTCCGCGGGCTGAGCGAGACTGAGGACTTGCCCGACGACCGCGGCATGCTGTTCGTCTACGACGAGGACGACCAGCGCCAGTTCGTCATGCGAGACATGGACTTCGGTATCGACATCATCTACGCCGATTCGGATGGGACGATCACCGGCATCCACCACGCGCCCGCGCCCAGAGAACGCGAGGAGGGCAGCCATCAGGTCTACGTCGGCCACGGCGAGTACGTCCTCGAGACCGTCTACGACTGGACCGTCGACCACGAGGTCCACGTCGGCGACACGCTCGAGTTCGATCTCGAGTCGTAA
- a CDS encoding SUI1 family translation initiation factor, producing the protein MSNDDDLDDLLDELDSQGDLETSQQVLSIRTESRRYDKPVTIIEGFDLSKSELKSTASELKSSLGTGGTVGDNRIELQGDHRDRVPDLLRERGYDVRD; encoded by the coding sequence GTGTCAAACGACGACGACCTCGACGACTTGCTCGATGAACTCGACAGCCAGGGCGACCTCGAGACCTCCCAGCAGGTCCTGTCCATCCGAACCGAGAGCCGACGCTACGACAAGCCGGTGACGATCATCGAGGGCTTTGACCTGTCAAAATCGGAGCTCAAATCAACCGCCTCCGAACTCAAAAGTTCGCTTGGTACCGGCGGCACGGTTGGCGACAACCGAATCGAACTGCAAGGCGATCATCGCGACCGCGTGCCCGACTTGCTCCGCGAGCGCGGTTACGACGTTCGCGACTAG
- the uvrB gene encoding excinuclease ABC subunit UvrB → MSDSDSRGPLQPDRPDAAQPFAVDAPFEPAGDQPEAIEQLADGFQQGMDTQTLLGVTGSGKTNTVSWMLEEVQKPTLVIAHNKTLAAQLYEEFRNLFPNNAVEYFVSYYDYYQPEAYVEQSDTYIDKDASINDEIDRLRHSATRSLLTREDVIVVASVSAIYGLGDPRNYIDMSLRLEVGEEIGRDELLAQLVDLNYERNDVDFTQGTFRVRGDTIEIYPMYGRYAVRVELWGDEIDRMVKVDPLEGKTQGDQQAVLIHPAEHYSIPETKLERAMDEIRTDLDSRISYFERAGDMIAAQRIDERTTFDLEMMQETGYCSGIENYSLYLSDRESGEAPYTLLDYFPDDFLTVVDESHQTLPQVRGQYAGDKSRKDSLVENGFRLPTAYDNRPLTFEEFQEKTDQTLYVSATPSDYERDESDQIVEQIVRPTHLVDPEIEVSEATGQIDDLMNRIDERIERDERTLVTTLTKRMAEDLTEYLEEAGVNVEYMHDETDTLERHEIIRSLRLGEIDVLVGINLLREGLDIPEVSLVGILDADQEGFLRSETTLVQTMGRAARNVNGEVVLYADAPSSAMESAIEETQRRRKIQREYNAEHGFEPTTIEKEVGETNLPGSTTETTQVSGRELEDDEEAARYIAELEDRMEEAASNLEFELAADIRDRIREVREEFELAGDEDEGVVPPTEEF, encoded by the coding sequence ATGAGCGATTCCGATTCTCGAGGCCCGCTGCAGCCGGATCGTCCCGATGCTGCCCAGCCGTTCGCGGTCGATGCGCCCTTCGAGCCGGCGGGCGATCAGCCCGAGGCTATCGAGCAGTTAGCCGACGGGTTCCAGCAGGGGATGGACACCCAGACGCTGCTCGGTGTCACCGGATCGGGAAAGACCAACACCGTCTCGTGGATGCTCGAGGAGGTCCAGAAGCCGACGCTCGTCATCGCCCACAACAAGACGCTCGCGGCGCAGTTGTACGAGGAGTTCCGAAACCTGTTTCCGAACAACGCCGTCGAGTACTTCGTCTCGTATTACGACTACTACCAGCCCGAGGCCTACGTCGAACAGAGCGACACCTACATCGACAAAGACGCCTCGATCAACGACGAAATCGACCGCCTACGCCACTCCGCGACCCGTTCACTCCTGACGCGCGAGGACGTGATCGTGGTCGCCTCCGTCTCCGCAATCTACGGCCTCGGTGACCCGCGAAACTACATCGACATGTCGCTGCGACTTGAGGTCGGCGAAGAAATCGGTCGGGACGAGTTGCTCGCACAACTCGTGGATCTGAACTACGAGCGCAATGACGTCGACTTCACGCAGGGCACGTTTCGCGTCCGGGGCGACACAATCGAGATCTATCCGATGTACGGCCGCTACGCCGTCCGCGTCGAACTCTGGGGCGACGAAATCGACCGCATGGTCAAAGTCGACCCGCTCGAGGGGAAAACCCAGGGCGACCAGCAGGCAGTCTTGATCCACCCCGCAGAGCACTACTCGATTCCCGAAACGAAACTCGAGCGGGCGATGGACGAGATTCGCACCGATCTCGACAGCCGAATTTCGTACTTCGAGCGGGCAGGCGACATGATCGCCGCCCAGCGCATCGACGAGCGGACGACGTTCGATCTCGAGATGATGCAAGAGACGGGCTACTGTTCCGGGATCGAGAACTACTCGCTGTACCTCTCGGATCGCGAGTCCGGCGAGGCGCCCTACACCTTGCTGGATTACTTCCCCGACGACTTCCTGACCGTCGTCGACGAGTCCCACCAGACGCTCCCCCAGGTTCGGGGCCAGTACGCCGGCGATAAGTCACGCAAGGACTCGCTGGTCGAGAACGGCTTTCGCCTGCCGACGGCCTACGACAACCGGCCGCTCACGTTCGAGGAGTTCCAGGAAAAGACCGACCAGACGCTGTATGTCTCGGCGACGCCGAGCGACTACGAACGTGACGAGAGCGACCAGATCGTCGAACAGATCGTTCGACCCACACACCTCGTCGACCCCGAAATCGAGGTGTCAGAGGCCACCGGCCAGATCGACGACCTGATGAATCGAATCGACGAGCGCATCGAGCGCGACGAACGGACGCTCGTGACGACGCTCACCAAGCGCATGGCCGAAGACCTCACGGAGTATCTCGAGGAGGCGGGCGTCAACGTCGAGTACATGCACGACGAGACGGACACGCTCGAGCGCCACGAGATCATCCGCTCGCTCCGCCTCGGGGAAATCGACGTGCTCGTCGGGATCAACCTCCTCCGGGAAGGACTCGACATTCCCGAAGTCTCGCTCGTCGGCATTCTCGACGCCGACCAAGAGGGCTTCCTGCGCAGTGAGACGACGCTCGTCCAGACGATGGGGCGGGCGGCCCGCAACGTCAACGGCGAGGTCGTCCTCTACGCTGACGCCCCCTCGAGCGCGATGGAGTCGGCCATCGAGGAGACACAACGTCGCCGCAAGATTCAGCGCGAGTACAACGCAGAACACGGCTTCGAGCCGACGACCATCGAAAAGGAGGTCGGCGAGACCAACCTCCCCGGCTCCACCACCGAAACCACGCAGGTCTCCGGTCGCGAACTCGAGGACGACGAGGAAGCCGCCCGCTACATCGCCGAACTCGAGGACCGCATGGAGGAGGCCGCGAGCAACCTCGAGTTCGAGTTGGCCGCAGATATTCGGGATCGGATCCGCGAGGTCCGCGAGGAGTTCGAACTCGCTGGTGACGAGGATGAGGGCGTGGTTCCGCCTACTGAGGAGTTTTAG
- a CDS encoding DUF7553 family protein has product MTAHLQQARDDLEEAAKSADDDVRDDIRETTDAFADYAMGDTKPDHAMLDERLNTLRQVSQQAEGNTERKVESAIETIEDYREQVDQA; this is encoded by the coding sequence ATGACAGCACACCTGCAACAGGCTCGAGACGACCTCGAGGAAGCCGCGAAATCGGCGGACGACGACGTTCGCGACGATATCCGGGAGACGACTGACGCGTTCGCCGATTACGCCATGGGCGACACGAAGCCGGACCACGCGATGCTCGACGAGCGACTCAACACGCTTCGACAGGTGAGCCAGCAGGCGGAGGGAAACACCGAGCGAAAAGTCGAGTCGGCAATCGAGACAATCGAAGACTATCGCGAGCAGGTCGATCAGGCCTGA